From a region of the Fimbriiglobus ruber genome:
- the deoC gene encoding deoxyribose-phosphate aldolase: MFDHSLLQPGLTDADLERGCLLARQYNVASVCIKPYAVRTAANLLAGTTVRASTTIGFPHGGHLTAVKVFESERAITDGASELDMVVNIGKVLSGEWNYVAEDVRAVVAVAHANGAKVKVIFENAYLKDEHKIELCKICGEVRADWVKTSTGYAETGATIEDLKLMRTHSPAHVQVKAAGGVRTYEKLLEVRAIGVSRVGATATKTILDEAKAKLGG, translated from the coding sequence ATGTTCGATCACTCGCTCCTCCAACCCGGGCTGACCGACGCCGACCTGGAACGGGGTTGCTTACTCGCGCGGCAATACAACGTCGCGTCCGTCTGCATCAAGCCTTACGCGGTGCGGACAGCGGCTAACCTGTTGGCCGGCACGACCGTCCGGGCCAGCACGACCATCGGGTTCCCCCACGGCGGTCACCTGACGGCGGTCAAGGTATTTGAAAGCGAACGGGCGATCACCGACGGGGCGAGCGAACTCGACATGGTAGTCAACATCGGCAAAGTGTTGTCCGGCGAATGGAACTATGTGGCCGAGGACGTCCGGGCGGTGGTCGCCGTCGCCCACGCGAACGGCGCGAAGGTGAAAGTCATCTTCGAGAACGCCTACCTGAAGGACGAACACAAGATCGAACTGTGTAAGATTTGCGGGGAAGTCCGGGCCGACTGGGTAAAAACGTCGACCGGGTACGCCGAGACCGGGGCGACGATCGAGGACTTGAAGTTGATGCGGACCCACAGCCCGGCTCACGTCCAGGTGAAGGCGGCCGGCGGCGTGCGGACTTACGAAAAGCTCCTGGAAGTTCGCGCGATCGGCGTCTCCCGCGTCGGGGCGACGGCTACGAAAACGATTCTTGACGAGGCGAAAGCCAAGTTGGGCGGCTGA
- a CDS encoding thioredoxin family protein: MTRYVFGLAVAVLALAFPVRAGEFNKVLSAGDAAPAWVDLEGTDGKKHSLADLKGQDAVVVIFTCNSCPVAAGYEDRIIAFANAHAGADSKVAVVAINVNTVKDDQLPEMKKRAAKKKFPFLYLYDPTQEIARKFGANYTPEFFVLNKERKIAYLGAMDDKSPPTAATQNLLESALKAALDGKPAAPAETLARGCRIRFNAKKDD; encoded by the coding sequence ATGACGCGATACGTCTTTGGCCTCGCGGTCGCCGTACTCGCACTGGCCTTCCCGGTCCGGGCCGGTGAGTTCAACAAAGTCCTCAGTGCCGGCGACGCGGCCCCGGCGTGGGTCGACCTGGAGGGGACCGACGGGAAGAAACATTCGCTCGCGGACCTGAAGGGTCAAGACGCCGTCGTCGTCATCTTCACCTGCAACAGTTGTCCCGTTGCCGCCGGGTACGAGGACCGAATCATCGCGTTCGCCAACGCGCACGCCGGGGCAGATTCCAAGGTCGCGGTCGTTGCGATTAATGTAAACACGGTCAAGGACGATCAACTGCCCGAAATGAAGAAGCGAGCGGCGAAAAAGAAGTTTCCGTTCCTCTATCTGTACGACCCGACGCAAGAGATCGCCCGGAAGTTCGGCGCGAATTACACGCCCGAGTTCTTCGTGCTGAACAAGGAGCGAAAGATCGCCTATCTTGGGGCGATGGACGATAAGAGTCCGCCCACGGCCGCGACACAAAACCTGCTCGAATCGGCCCTCAAGGCCGCCCTCGACGGCAAGCCCGCCGCGCCCGCCGAAACGCTGGCCCGCGGTTGCCGCATCCGGTTCAACGCGAAGAAGGACGACTGA